TACGACGTCATCCTTTTCGGGGCCACCGGCTTCGTGGGGGCACTCACCGCCGAATACCTGGCCGCGCACGCGCCGGACGGCTGCCGCTGGGCCCTGGCGGGCCGAAGCCTCGACAAGCTGGAGCGGCTGCGTGACCGCCTCGCCGCGACGCACCCGCGCTGCGCGGACCTGCCCCTGGTGAGGGCCGACGCGGACGACCCCGCCTCCCTGCGTGAACTCGCCATGTCCGCGCACGTGGTGGCGTCGACCGTCGGACCGTACGTCTGGTACGGCGAGGCACTCGTGGCGGCGTGCGCGGAGGCGGGGACCGACTACACCGACCTCACCGGGGAGGCGGAGTTCGTCGACCGGATGTACCTGGAGCACGACGGCCGGGCGCGCGAGACGGGCGCCCGGCTCGTGCACGCCTGCGGCTTCGACTCCGTCCCGCACGACCTCGGCGCCTACTTCACCGTGCGACAGCTGCCCGAGGGGGTTCCGCTGACGGTCGACGGCTACGTGCGCACCGACGCGGTCTTCTCGGGCGGTACGTTCGCCTCGGCGCTCACGGCGATGGGCCGTGGACCGCAGATGCTCCGGGCCGCACAGCAGCGGCGACTGCACGAACCGCGTCTCGTCGGCCGCCGGGCCCGTGCCCCGCAGGGTGCCCCGCACTTCAGCCCGGAGACCGGCACCTGGGCGCTGCCGCTGCCGACCCTCGACCCCCGCGTGGTGGAGCGGTCCGCCCGGGGGCTGGAACGTTACGGCCCCGATTTCCGCTACCGGCACTTCGCCTCGGTCAAGCACCTGCCCATGGCGATCGGCGGCGCGGCCGCGATCGGCCTGCTGGTGGGTGCGGCCCAGATCCCGGCCGCTCGGAACTGGCTCTCCGCCCGGGTCGAGCCGGGCACGGGCCCCGATGAACGGCGCAGGAAGCGCAGCTGGTTCACGGTCCGCTTCGTCGGGGAGGGCGGCGGACGGCGGGTGTACACGGAGGTCTCGGGCGGCGACCCCGGCTACGGCGAGACGGCGAAGATGCTGGCCGAGGCGAGCCTGGCGCTCGCCCTCGACGATCTGCCGGCGACGTCGGGTCAGGTCACGACGGCCGTGGCGATGGGGGACGCGCTGCTGGAACGGCTGCAGACCGCGGGACTGCGCTTCCGGGTCGCGGCGTCGCGCTGAACCCCGGACGGCGCGGTGCCCCGGTCAGAGCATCCAGGACGCCAGCGTGACAAGCATGGACACGGTCCAGCCGACTCCGGCGACAACGCCCAGGGTCATGCCCACGGC
The DNA window shown above is from Streptomyces sp. Alt3 and carries:
- a CDS encoding saccharopine dehydrogenase family protein; this translates as MNRQNGAERPYDVILFGATGFVGALTAEYLAAHAPDGCRWALAGRSLDKLERLRDRLAATHPRCADLPLVRADADDPASLRELAMSAHVVASTVGPYVWYGEALVAACAEAGTDYTDLTGEAEFVDRMYLEHDGRARETGARLVHACGFDSVPHDLGAYFTVRQLPEGVPLTVDGYVRTDAVFSGGTFASALTAMGRGPQMLRAAQQRRLHEPRLVGRRARAPQGAPHFSPETGTWALPLPTLDPRVVERSARGLERYGPDFRYRHFASVKHLPMAIGGAAAIGLLVGAAQIPAARNWLSARVEPGTGPDERRRKRSWFTVRFVGEGGGRRVYTEVSGGDPGYGETAKMLAEASLALALDDLPATSGQVTTAVAMGDALLERLQTAGLRFRVAASR
- the mmpA gene encoding morphogenic membrane protein MmpA, with protein sequence MIDHHAPQMSTGTVRLSQRGVAVGMTLGVVAGVGWTVSMLVTLASWML